A stretch of Lysinibacillus agricola DNA encodes these proteins:
- a CDS encoding DUF6138 family protein: MSQYLEQFFADVWQQLERFYQQENDRISKMKDWSQLHIGVNHYVKVKWTSEKLNKLQWGTPHYGTISIYTYEPFSWHDDAYRVAAGDYMQEITDINQIEELFSALCAKIDSVFQSDEYHAKLFDYRLQLILEFEHEGREICYQKELLNNDKFTLAKQTLASFIETKVMADLPGCPAKKDGFFFARCLVNPHFFHQSVADIDPLVQRLLVKYSGNEERLNQWIYDYTLAFKAWAEEYILSVYFEETGEYETKWILNSEARPKQTELEFFVYIALQTGSKEPDTRKQYLELAQQLGSQEAEDYLQNGSDHYEHRRKSARFQGAANDIRKFISIHIIVEEEEAYREALHYIIDLLQAGFVKGYSLQLESQEENYLPIQSLAKTELHQFFANCLAYPNLFPLIADYAKVAMEEYAWYEDVEPSELSAMPGTYAVFGLGLFSDAYFPLVQSYMSLVDSEHQLVQNNYAEALLTMHDLSVERMPVLIDILLSANEGELEQLKGIHIDKLELLAELIHQLENKEDYQRSYVLYQIFGSMEDLAQRIEKESAPIQEMLEKLVGWMEDY, from the coding sequence TTGTCACAGTATTTAGAACAATTTTTCGCGGATGTATGGCAGCAGTTAGAGCGCTTCTATCAGCAGGAAAACGACCGAATTAGTAAAATGAAAGACTGGAGCCAGCTCCATATAGGGGTTAATCATTATGTAAAGGTGAAATGGACATCAGAAAAATTGAATAAATTACAATGGGGAACCCCTCATTATGGAACGATTTCGATTTATACATACGAGCCATTTAGTTGGCATGATGATGCTTATAGGGTAGCAGCGGGCGATTACATGCAAGAGATAACAGACATCAACCAAATAGAAGAATTATTTTCCGCTTTATGTGCCAAAATAGATTCGGTTTTCCAATCCGATGAATATCATGCGAAACTTTTTGATTATCGCCTTCAACTTATATTGGAATTTGAGCACGAGGGGCGTGAGATTTGCTATCAAAAAGAGCTATTAAATAACGACAAGTTCACATTAGCGAAACAAACGTTAGCTTCTTTTATTGAAACAAAAGTGATGGCTGATTTGCCTGGATGTCCTGCTAAGAAAGATGGATTTTTCTTTGCACGTTGCCTAGTCAATCCACATTTTTTCCATCAGAGCGTAGCTGATATCGATCCATTAGTGCAACGGTTATTGGTGAAGTATAGCGGGAATGAAGAACGCTTAAACCAGTGGATTTATGATTATACATTGGCATTTAAAGCTTGGGCAGAGGAGTATATTTTATCGGTTTATTTTGAGGAGACAGGAGAATATGAAACGAAATGGATACTAAACTCAGAGGCAAGACCTAAGCAAACGGAGTTAGAGTTCTTCGTTTATATTGCCTTACAAACCGGATCTAAAGAACCTGATACACGTAAGCAATATCTTGAATTGGCGCAGCAACTTGGCTCACAAGAGGCGGAGGACTATTTACAAAATGGCAGTGATCATTATGAACATAGAAGGAAAAGTGCGCGCTTTCAAGGAGCAGCCAATGATATTCGAAAATTCATTTCAATTCACATCATTGTTGAGGAAGAAGAAGCCTATCGTGAAGCGTTGCATTACATCATCGATTTGTTACAAGCGGGCTTTGTCAAAGGCTATAGCTTACAGTTAGAGAGTCAGGAAGAAAACTATTTACCGATTCAAAGCCTTGCGAAAACTGAGCTGCATCAATTTTTTGCAAATTGCCTTGCGTATCCAAACCTATTCCCATTGATTGCCGACTATGCAAAAGTGGCAATGGAGGAATATGCATGGTATGAGGACGTGGAGCCTAGCGAGCTATCCGCTATGCCTGGAACATATGCTGTATTTGGTTTAGGGCTTTTTAGCGATGCTTATTTTCCCCTTGTGCAAAGCTATATGTCACTTGTTGATTCAGAGCACCAGCTTGTACAAAATAACTATGCAGAAGCTTTACTTACCATGCACGATCTATCAGTGGAACGGATGCCTGTACTGATTGACATTTTACTTAGCGCAAATGAGGGGGAGCTCGAGCAGTTAAAAGGAATTCACATTGATAAACTGGAATTGCTAGCTGAATTGATACATCAACTGGAGAACAAAGAAGATTACCAACGTAGCTATGTATTATATCAAATTTTTGGTAGTATGGAGGATCTAGCACAGCGCATTGAAAAAGAATCAGCGCCAATCCAAGAAATGCTAGAAAAATTAGTAGGTTGGATGGAAGATTACTAA
- the proS gene encoding proline--tRNA ligase, with the protein MTTQQNDFSKWYIETIQKADLMDYTPVRGCIAFKPDGYEIWEHIQEEMDRRFKETGHRNAYFPMLILESFFQKEKEHIEGFSPELPWVTEAAGEKLEERLALRPTSETMIGHLYSNWIKSYRDLPVLINQWSNAFRWEKKTLPFIRTSEFLWQEGHTAHIDEEDARKETMQMLAIYKEVVEGLLAIPVYDGQKTPSERFAGAVDTFSIEAMMKNGKAVQAGTSHYLGTKFAEAFEIKYLNKANQHEYVHTTSWGTSTRLIGSVIMVHGDEQGLILPPRIAPTQVVLIPVGPWKKNPEIMEKLDEIYAALKKKGIRVRLDDSDQSPGFKFNEWELKGVPVRIELGPRDLENNQALLKARDEDEKQSIDLVNVVSAIEEELTTMQTRLFEKARQFRDANAHINIDTLQQLQQHISSSKENGSIPGWILAGWCGDDACEEKVKEETKFTSRNIPFNPPTTKTSCICCGNEAKHTVWFAQAY; encoded by the coding sequence ATGACAACACAACAAAATGATTTTTCAAAATGGTACATTGAGACAATCCAAAAGGCAGACTTAATGGATTATACACCAGTTCGTGGCTGTATCGCATTTAAACCAGACGGCTATGAAATTTGGGAACATATTCAGGAAGAAATGGACCGACGTTTTAAAGAAACAGGTCACCGCAACGCTTATTTCCCTATGCTAATCCTCGAATCCTTCTTCCAAAAGGAAAAAGAACATATCGAAGGTTTCTCACCTGAGCTTCCTTGGGTAACGGAGGCAGCGGGCGAGAAATTAGAAGAACGTTTAGCGCTTCGTCCGACCTCTGAAACGATGATTGGACATCTCTATTCGAATTGGATTAAAAGTTACCGTGATTTACCGGTCTTAATTAATCAATGGTCCAATGCCTTTCGTTGGGAAAAGAAAACACTTCCGTTCATTCGCACTTCTGAATTTTTATGGCAGGAGGGCCATACAGCACATATCGATGAAGAGGATGCACGAAAAGAAACAATGCAAATGTTAGCTATCTATAAGGAGGTAGTAGAAGGTTTACTTGCAATTCCTGTCTATGATGGACAAAAAACACCTTCCGAACGTTTTGCAGGTGCAGTTGATACATTTTCTATTGAAGCAATGATGAAAAATGGAAAGGCCGTACAAGCTGGGACCTCTCACTATTTAGGGACAAAGTTCGCTGAAGCCTTTGAAATAAAATATTTAAATAAAGCCAATCAGCATGAATATGTACACACAACATCGTGGGGTACTTCCACGCGATTAATTGGTTCAGTTATTATGGTTCACGGTGATGAACAGGGCCTTATTTTACCACCACGAATTGCACCAACCCAAGTTGTCTTAATACCTGTAGGTCCATGGAAAAAGAACCCTGAAATTATGGAGAAACTAGACGAGATTTATGCGGCCCTTAAGAAAAAAGGAATTCGAGTACGTCTTGATGATTCCGACCAATCACCAGGCTTTAAATTTAATGAATGGGAATTAAAAGGTGTACCAGTTCGAATTGAATTAGGACCACGTGACTTAGAAAACAATCAAGCATTGTTAAAAGCGCGAGATGAAGATGAGAAGCAATCAATTGACCTGGTTAATGTTGTTTCAGCAATTGAAGAAGAACTAACAACTATGCAAACTCGCTTATTTGAAAAAGCGCGCCAATTCCGCGATGCCAACGCTCATATAAATATAGATACACTTCAGCAATTACAGCAGCATATTAGTAGTTCCAAGGAAAACGGATCTATTCCTGGCTGGATCCTTGCTGGATGGTGTGGAGATGATGCTTGCGAGGAAAAAGTGAAAGAAGAGACTAAATTTACTTCTCGTAACATTCCGTTTAACCCACCAACTACGAAAACGTCTTGTATTTGCTGTGGCAATGAAGCAAAGCATACAGTTTGGTTTGCTCAGGCATATTAA
- a CDS encoding CbrC family protein, protein MKIPLPTFKYIPNPIQANIFKTGELVVCDCCEQEVDMYCTKGIYAIEEVEYLCPSCIHSGLAAKKFDGQFQQDLLNSELVKNDDYTDEVLHRTPGYISWQGNDWVAHCTDYCAFIDYVGWQELVEMGITEEFEHFNGHSKEELSATLRNNGSHQGYLFQCLECQQYILYSDFD, encoded by the coding sequence ATGAAAATACCATTACCAACATTTAAATATATACCGAATCCAATACAAGCGAATATTTTTAAAACGGGTGAATTAGTTGTTTGCGACTGCTGTGAGCAAGAAGTAGACATGTATTGTACAAAAGGCATTTATGCGATTGAAGAGGTGGAATATCTTTGTCCAAGCTGTATTCATAGTGGGCTGGCTGCGAAAAAATTTGATGGTCAATTTCAGCAAGATTTATTAAATTCCGAGCTTGTGAAGAATGATGACTATACAGATGAAGTGTTGCATCGAACACCCGGATATATTAGTTGGCAAGGAAATGATTGGGTAGCCCATTGCACGGATTATTGCGCATTTATTGATTATGTTGGCTGGCAAGAGCTAGTGGAGATGGGCATTACGGAGGAGTTTGAACATTTTAATGGTCATAGCAAAGAAGAGCTATCCGCTACTTTGCGTAATAATGGCTCGCATCAAGGTTATCTATTTCAATGCTTAGAATGTCAGCAATACATTCTGTATTCCGACTTTGATTAA
- a CDS encoding aminoglycoside phosphotransferase family protein: protein MNNHDEKFVKPEILALVLSKMLDKTIIRADYQLKELQGGTIGVVRLVTGIVETSDGENLPYKIVWKTQKKFERYGDPDSWRREYDLYVSDFKKVFSDSFRWPECYHAEINGDEIQLWMEYIDGVSGLNLTSEMYERIAEELGQFQGKLYTERPKALQNLSNLSKVEFMKNHYLRYRSWNVLYDYIRSDDCEIPKYLCKMLIDLDNNADEIFSRIEKLPIVLCHRDFWVANIFYSDSKIVLIDWDTAGWGYMGEDIASLITDEADVCHMIEYYRKCIPAYYRFFSEYADVSHVSEHCIYELILAMFGYRLVEWYKFAKSPEDKSNHLDTLQKIHEMRNM, encoded by the coding sequence ATGAACAACCATGATGAAAAGTTTGTAAAGCCCGAAATACTGGCGCTTGTTTTGAGTAAAATGCTCGACAAGACGATAATCCGCGCAGATTATCAACTTAAAGAGTTGCAAGGCGGGACAATAGGAGTTGTTCGGCTTGTAACAGGCATAGTTGAAACTTCTGATGGCGAAAATCTGCCGTATAAGATAGTTTGGAAAACACAGAAGAAATTTGAGCGTTATGGTGATCCGGATTCATGGCGTAGGGAATACGACCTCTATGTATCGGATTTCAAAAAGGTTTTCTCCGACTCGTTCCGGTGGCCGGAGTGTTATCACGCCGAAATAAATGGCGATGAGATTCAACTGTGGATGGAATATATTGATGGTGTGTCAGGCTTAAATCTAACCTCGGAAATGTATGAACGTATAGCCGAGGAATTGGGGCAATTTCAAGGCAAATTGTACACTGAGCGACCAAAAGCATTGCAGAATTTGTCCAATTTAAGCAAGGTTGAGTTTATGAAAAACCACTATCTGCGTTATCGGTCATGGAATGTTTTGTATGATTATATACGCTCCGATGACTGTGAAATCCCGAAGTACCTGTGTAAAATGCTCATAGACTTAGATAACAATGCGGACGAAATATTCAGTCGAATTGAAAAGCTACCAATAGTGCTTTGCCACAGAGATTTTTGGGTGGCAAACATATTCTATTCGGACAGTAAAATCGTACTTATCGATTGGGATACCGCCGGATGGGGGTACATGGGCGAGGATATCGCGAGTTTAATAACTGATGAAGCCGACGTCTGTCATATGATTGAATACTACCGAAAATGCATTCCGGCATATTACAGGTTTTTTTCGGAATATGCGGATGTGTCCCATGTATCCGAACATTGTATCTATGAACTAATTCTGGCTATGTTCGGATACAGGCTTGTGGAGTGGTATAAATTCGCTAAGTCGCCCGAAGATAAATCAAATCACCTTGATACCTTGCAAAAAATCCATGAGATGAGAAATATGTAG